A stretch of the Helicoverpa zea isolate HzStark_Cry1AcR chromosome 15, ilHelZeax1.1, whole genome shotgun sequence genome encodes the following:
- the LOC124636893 gene encoding sorbitol dehydrogenase-like isoform X1, protein MATDNLTAVLNKPKDLQLVQTPIPEIADDEVLLRMDCVGICGSDVHYWQSGACGHFVLKEPMIMGHEASGVVAKLGAKVKNLKVGDRVAIEPGVPCRYCEFCKTGRYHLCPDMLFCATPPVHGNLVRYYKHAADFCYKLPDHVTMEEGALLEPLSVGIHACRRANLTGGHIVLVLGAGPIGLLTMLSAKAMGASKVLITDIFQSRLDFAKQLGADHTLLVTRDSNEPELVKKIHELLGEHPDVSFDASGAQASVRMALLATKSGGVAVLVGMGAPEQTVPLAGTLAREVDIRGVFRYVNEYPIALNMVASGKINVKPLVTHHFSMEQTLEAYEVARQGSGIKVMIHVQPRDANNPKKF, encoded by the exons ATGGCCACGGACAATCTTACCGCAGTTCTCAATAAACCTAAGGATTTACAGCTG GTGCAAACGCCGATACCAGAAATTGCTGACGATG AGGTGCTACTCCGAATGGACTGTGTCGGCATCTGTGGGTCTGATGTCCACTACTGGCAAAGCGGAGCTTGTGGACACTTCGTGCTCAAAGAGCCCATGATTATGGGACATGAGGCTTCGGGAGTCGTCGCTAAG CTCGGTGCCAAAGTGAAGAACCTGAAGGTGGGAGACCGCGTGGCAATCGAGCCAGGCGTGCCGTGCCGCTACTGCGAGTTCTGCAAGACTGGCCGTTACCATCTGTGTCCTGATATGCTGTTCTGTGCCACGCCGCCCGTGCACGGAAACCTTGTTAGATATTACAAACATGCTGCTGATTTCTGTTACAA ACTCCCAGACCACGTGACCATGGAAGAAGGTGCCCTACTCGAGCCTCTATCTGTCGGCATCCACGCGTGCCGCCGCGCCAACCTCACGGGCGGACACATCGTGCTGGTGCTGGGCGCTGGACCTATTGGCCTGCTGACCATGCTGTCAGCGAAGGCTATGGGCGCCAGCAAAGTACTTATTACAG ACATATTCCAGTCTCGGTTAGACTTCGCGAAGCAGTTAGGAGCAGACCACACACTCCTGGTGACGCGCGACTCCAACGAACCGGAACTCGTCAAGAAGATCCACGAGCTGCTGGGAGAACACCCTGACGTGTCGTTCGACGCTAGCGGCGCTCAGGCTTCTGTCAGAATGGCCTTATTG GCGACGAAGTCAGGCGGCGTGGCAGTGCTAGTCGGCATGGGTGCGCCGGAGCAGACGGTGCCGCTCGCCGGCACGCTCGCCAGGGAGGTCGACATCCGCGGCGTCTTCCGATATGTTAACGA ATACCCCATCGCGCTCAACATGGTAGCGAGCGGCAAGATCAACGTGAAGCCGCTGGTGACGCACCACTTCAGCATGGAGCAGACCCTCGAGGCCTACGAGGTGGCGCGGCAGGGCTCCGGCATCAAGGTCATGATACACGTGCAGCCCAGAGACGCTAACAACCCTAAGAAGTTCTAA
- the LOC124636893 gene encoding sorbitol dehydrogenase-like isoform X2 has translation MLGAKVKNLKVGDRVAIEPGVPCRYCEFCKTGRYHLCPDMLFCATPPVHGNLVRYYKHAADFCYKLPDHVTMEEGALLEPLSVGIHACRRANLTGGHIVLVLGAGPIGLLTMLSAKAMGASKVLITDIFQSRLDFAKQLGADHTLLVTRDSNEPELVKKIHELLGEHPDVSFDASGAQASVRMALLATKSGGVAVLVGMGAPEQTVPLAGTLAREVDIRGVFRYVNEYPIALNMVASGKINVKPLVTHHFSMEQTLEAYEVARQGSGIKVMIHVQPRDANNPKKF, from the exons ATG CTCGGTGCCAAAGTGAAGAACCTGAAGGTGGGAGACCGCGTGGCAATCGAGCCAGGCGTGCCGTGCCGCTACTGCGAGTTCTGCAAGACTGGCCGTTACCATCTGTGTCCTGATATGCTGTTCTGTGCCACGCCGCCCGTGCACGGAAACCTTGTTAGATATTACAAACATGCTGCTGATTTCTGTTACAA ACTCCCAGACCACGTGACCATGGAAGAAGGTGCCCTACTCGAGCCTCTATCTGTCGGCATCCACGCGTGCCGCCGCGCCAACCTCACGGGCGGACACATCGTGCTGGTGCTGGGCGCTGGACCTATTGGCCTGCTGACCATGCTGTCAGCGAAGGCTATGGGCGCCAGCAAAGTACTTATTACAG ACATATTCCAGTCTCGGTTAGACTTCGCGAAGCAGTTAGGAGCAGACCACACACTCCTGGTGACGCGCGACTCCAACGAACCGGAACTCGTCAAGAAGATCCACGAGCTGCTGGGAGAACACCCTGACGTGTCGTTCGACGCTAGCGGCGCTCAGGCTTCTGTCAGAATGGCCTTATTG GCGACGAAGTCAGGCGGCGTGGCAGTGCTAGTCGGCATGGGTGCGCCGGAGCAGACGGTGCCGCTCGCCGGCACGCTCGCCAGGGAGGTCGACATCCGCGGCGTCTTCCGATATGTTAACGA ATACCCCATCGCGCTCAACATGGTAGCGAGCGGCAAGATCAACGTGAAGCCGCTGGTGACGCACCACTTCAGCATGGAGCAGACCCTCGAGGCCTACGAGGTGGCGCGGCAGGGCTCCGGCATCAAGGTCATGATACACGTGCAGCCCAGAGACGCTAACAACCCTAAGAAGTTCTAA
- the LOC124636894 gene encoding uncharacterized protein LOC124636894, with amino-acid sequence MKMYHLLIFLSYLTIVVAVSAPTHLLITRAGPCYDDLKSKLVTVSELSLSTQTLHSLLSGEFNISEHINNGWKIKATMQKCVDIRNMETCDLFRTYNLVKNGCDDGETLNEKQTYAFLFYYTQPKIKCPIQAGRYKLVNYPVFTEDNYVVVRETKISTSVFGYTFRLDGFIKRRKIFCVEAILQLMYTRKHNWADRTSVKETTSSRTTTVDDEEE; translated from the exons ATGAAAATGTACCATTTGCTCATATTTCTCTCCTATCTGACAATAGTTGTCGCAGTCAGTGCGCCTACGCATTTGCTCATCACCCGAGCCGGGCCGTGCTATGACGACTTGAAGAGCAAACTGGTGACTGTGTCAGAGTTGAGCCTGTCCACTCAGACGCTACACTCATTGCTCAGCGGAGAGTTTAACATATCTGAGCACATAAATAATGGATGGAAGATTAAG GCAACTATGCAGAAATGCGTGGACATTCGCAACATGGAGACCTGTGACTTGTTCAGGACTTACAACCTGGTGAAGAACGGCTGCGATGATGGTGAGACCCTCAACGAGAAGCAGACCTATGCCTTTCTGTTCTACTACACGCAACCTAA AATAAAATGCCCAATACAAGCTGGGCGATACAAGTTAGTAAATTACCCCGTGTTCACAGAAGACAACTACGTGGTTGTTCGCGAAACTAAGATATCGACCAGTGTCTTCGGATACACGTTTCGATTGGACGGTTTTATTAAACGAAGAAAG ATATTCTGCGTAGAAGCGATCTTGCAACTAATGTACACTAGAAAGCACAACTGGGCTGACAGGACTAGTGTTAAAGAGACAACTTCTAGTAGAACTACCACTGTTGACGACGAAGAAGAATAA
- the LOC124636840 gene encoding uncharacterized protein LOC124636840, which produces MLISKVSDHDEGQEESAEVSDGEGNSHEYQTANELFELMAKNQNFDNSDVDKLTTRDLVLLYKNIDLGTKLMSNANELKRRKPNQHVETIVYNDEPESECSDLSDIYSNEDLHNVFLINKERLDLLNAPSSVENTLCHKLGGLDIQTSDLTTQYDKHFVFKDPYIKEQLKSFKLMNNASESEGAVLPASLLDYICCKRLEDNYNFYMDNIIRYVKHTIEQLKRISNGDFLTDRAKEKWREVENTAEDLATTKVLATSTSIPLHVERKIGGRKSTWDDIVHSAVDIRSLSKILEKKIVVEVPKLLCGSYKLLSKCCADNVIISCKKDKRPVEETMTADSRVDVVFQLQRSETGQVISKISSIMILQTAPLCAETLGPEIMPLPLAYTEQTNGNRSPDRTPRIVELEPICIEETIPEVSAQSECELSPIEFPIENFDPYRDNSGMKGYECSDNEGAASLKNSGSCQESSDSSDALRDILDRKLKYAKQEASSNMFPDDLRMTIQKLTMQGPLAEESGEDMSPSTAMKKKSLTRVRIKSPYENQSYIMEEKKRRKLLEVRERRERKKMALTENCKINKHHKYGKGAIMPQSASSVTKLSISNKSFYNSIYGQTTNVDPSKQAKGRNLKGKREVLEIDLECPDCDQETVVSTPDKPTAKNSKKYINRSYYLDDADTEMMYINMKQNDNEAKELCSASTSVISNDFRNNLNLLSQLIGPSETDLHIANNETSPDSKPQELTAERDGDIENGSLPSVLLASKNKANIVPSNSPNVEEHLSTEQKKLVSSVECRKSIDQIYDLMKKLGNTVEKEIESKSQKKYIPTVEKVEEVERRMSSTCQGSDSGTSLKHHLTSSNPSSFSFDKNNIEKTTSNIRKPESPSSVVPKVIISSKSSVSPKTDLEKNPKKDRRKPNNQHSPTRRVLQDNPLKAISQLLHEFEHVQKTRHKPVTEQKPAKKAEMQSSDGRGGSRQNSIKRRSRLEQHNDAQNERHARVTTPKDKKAKPYNVMDITKIPYQQIAVDDKHADRIPKKKITDILDEAKEARGEAVRGPSKNSRLNSLAQPKRTYVQAHSEEYQIKYGKTLMADRLQRLAAAPPPSLMDRNTGSTSSRSKAKRNGSDGVSAVSMKTPPVPPLERAFRARHSSSSSPEARDRINQGVGPSYKQNNAPETPQTLMKKMVAVDAYVKNHYGRATSSSVVSNETQSAQKSRVPLLPSDIELASSTSSPPIEESTELGSRLHYIINSIIKTTSQGLEVLTECHESNSKISKENTDDYSLAENVSRSEHASSDSDYNLDVLGDNKIITSVEKLENASKKIQKQNNVGETDATHHDLRPPQSVTELEKLENALCRHISVGNFQKRLRIKNLTLTPKQSMQQLFVLQSGDASSLVVKASVPQIKQTTANSVTDLTALPVLSKSKNLDWNFSGFPMQISTVGYAFPDYNQVKSSHRSSSSFIKLFDEVSKNSQEKKGLLDNDTAKQDNPSVIVAQPQINFEKAAQDDVQVTKLKAAETTDTHVEDSKVYEEKKQNDENNIEPAHTIIIDCSEPKKAKYTTISDNQEGNHLIVDNKEKGSTLANSESIEYTTSLDILVGLLNEIQKITTCQTQITNDDKSQNEFQQNKELQTILNNASIMDNSLKSSPCDLISFTSLDRLRQLESNPSLYSFYLSDNEGYDRTPSTFNLSSEIIPLNNKELLTSKPILADKEVSVDFIDRELVNKFTDVPSQLFPGVKSHSTNVTKSLIGVLNEPSAQSVFSFAEYHSLYSNASTLAPNHIGEAPQIIITRESNQSIAFIEIGNQTNNATIEFPNETKICNTKIETLAKNGIKKKFKTTKERYRLKTEFDPIMKMKRDILVTVYSILVFTVFAALSFPEILYRV; this is translated from the exons ATGTTAATTAGTAAGGTATCTGACCATGATGAGGGACAGGAGGAGAGTGCCGAGGTTTCTGATGGGGAGGGGAATTCCCACGAGTACCAGACCGCCAATGAGCTGTTCGAGCTCATGGCGAAGAACCAGAATTTCGACAACAGTG ATGTCGACAAACTTACAACCAGAGACTTAGTACTTCTTTACAAGAACATCGACCTCGGTACGAAGCTTATGTCGAACGCGAACGAACTGAAGCGAAGGAAACCGAACCAGCACGTGGAGACCATCGTGTACAACGACGAGCCGGAGTCGGAGTGCTCCGACCTCAGCGACATCTACAGCAACGAGGACCTGCACAACGTGTTCCTCATCAACAAGGAGAGGCTCGACCTCCTCAACGCCCCCTCCTCCGTAGAGAACACCCTCTGCCACAAACTAGGCGGCCTTGACATACAAACCTCAGACCTCACCACCCAGTACGACAAACACTTCGTTTTCAAAGACCCATACATCAAAGAACAACTCAAAAGCTTCAAGTTAATGAACAACGCCTCGGAGTCGGAAGGCGCAGTTCTACCAGCCTCGCTCCTCGACTATATCTGTTGCAAACGTTTGGAGGATAACTACAACTTTTATATGGATAATATCATTCGTTACGTCAAACATACGATAGAACAATTAAAGCGTATCAGCAATGGAGATTTCTTAACTGATAGAGCAAAAGAGAAGTGGCGTGAAGTTGAGAATACAGCGGAAGATCTAGCTACCACTAAAGTTCTAGCAACTTCCACTAGTATACCGTTACATGTCGAACGCAAAATTGGTGGCAGGAAATCGACGTGGGATGATATAGTACATTCTGCAGTGGATATCAGATCATTATCTAAGATTCTTGAAAAGAAAATTGTCGTGGAAGTACCGAAACTTCTATGTGGATCTTATAAACTTCTGAGTAAATGCTGTGCAGACAATGTTATTATTAGTTGCAAAAAAGATAAGCGGCCGGTTGAAGAAACAATGACTGCGGACTCGCGAGTTGATGTCGTGTTTCAGCTGCAACGCTCTGAGACAGGACAGGTCATTAGTAAGATCAGTTCGATCATGATCCTACAAACCGCACCTCTTTGCGCTg AGACACTCGGACCAGAAATAATGCCCTTACCTTTAGCTTATACAGAGCAGACTAACGGTAATCGCTCTCCGGACAGGACACCCAGAATTGTAGAATTAGAACCTATTTGCATAGAAGAAACTATACCAGAAGTGTCCGCACAGTCTGAATGTGAATTGAGCCCTATTGAATTTCCCATTGAAAATTTTGATCCTTATAGAGATAACTCTGGAATGAAAGGCTATGAATGCAGCGATAATGAAGGAGCCGCATCATTGAAGAACTCCGGGAGCTGTCAGGAATCGAGTGACTCTAGTGACGCCTTACGTGACATTTTGGATAGAAAACTAAAGTATGCCAAACAGGAAGCTTCCTCTAACATGTTTCCTGATGATTTGCGCATGACTATACAGAAACTGACCATGCAAGGTCCTTTGGCAGAAGAAAGTGGAGAAGACATGTCACCGTCGACAGCTATGAAAAAGAAATCACTGACGCGAGTTAGAATAAAGTCTCCTTACGAGAATCAGTCTTACATCATGGAAGAAAAGAAAAGAAGGAAGCTGTTAGAGGTAAGGGAGAGGCGCGAGAGGAAGAAAATGGCACTCACTGAAAACTGCAAGATAAATAAGCATCATAAATACGGGAAGGGAGCTATAATGCCACAATCTGCAAGTTCTGTTACAAAATTGTCGATATCTAATAAGTCTTTCTATAATTCAATCTACGGACAGACAACGAATGTGGACCCTAGCAAGCAAGCCAAAGGTAGAAACCTAAAGGGTAAACGTGAAGTTTTAGAGATCGATCTGGAATGCCCTGACTGCGACCAAGAGACAGTGGTCTCGACACCTGATAAGCCGACAGCTAAGAATTCCAAGAAATACATCAACAGGAGTTACTACTTAGACGATGCCGACACAGAAATGATgtacataaatatgaaacaaaatgATAACGAGGCAAAAGAGTTGTGCTCTGCGTCCACTTCTGTCATCTCTAATGATTTTCGTAATAACTTAAACTTGCTTTCTCAACTAATCGGCCCTTCTGAAACCGATCTTCATATTGCGAACAATGAAACTTCTCCCGATAGTAAACCACAAGA GTTGACTGCTGAGAGAGACGGTGATATTGAAAATGGTAGTCTACCATCAGTATTGCTGGCTTCCAAAAACAAAGCGAATATAGTTCCTTCAAATTCTCCCAATGTTGAAGAACACCTTAGCACTGAACAGAAGAAGCTTGTCTCTTCAGTGGAATGTAGGAAGAGTATAGATCAAATTTATGATTTGATGAAAAAATTAGGAAATACTGTGGAAAAGGAGATTGAAAGTAAGTCTCAAAAGAAGTATATACCAACTGTTGAAAAGGTCGAAGAGGTTGAACGTCGTATGAGTTCGACGTGTCAAGGCAGTGATAGTGGTACCAGTCTTAAGCACCACTTAACATCTTCGAATCCCAGTTCCTTTagctttgataaaaataacatagaaAAAACAACTTCCAACATAAGGAAGCCTGAAAGTCCATCCAGTGTCGTGCCGAAAGTTATCATCAGTTCGAAGTCATCCGTATCTCCCAAAACTGATTTGGAAAAGAATCCTAAGAAGGACCGCAGAAAACCTAACAATCAGCACAGTCCTACACGCAGAGTTCTTCAGGACAATCCTTTGAAAGCAATATCACAACTATTACATGAATTCGAGCACGTCCAAAAAACAAGACACAAGCCAGTTACGGAACAAAAACCCGCTAAGAAAGCGGAAATGCAATCCTCCGACGGACGAGGTGGGTCGCGGCAAAATTCTATAAAACGGCGCTCGCGACTCGAACAACACAATGATGCGCAGAACGAACGACACGCTAGAGTTACTACACCCAAAGACAAAAAAGCTAAACCGTATAATGTTATGGATATAACGAAAATTCCTTATCAACAAATAGCAGTAGACGACAAACATGCAGATAGAATACCTAAGAAGAAAATAACAGATATATTAGACGAAGCAAAAGAAGCGAGAGGTGAAGCAGTTCGAGGCCCTTCAAAAAATTCTAGGTTGAACTCTCTTGCACAGCCGAAGAGGACATATGTACAGGCTCATAGCGAagaatatcaaattaaatacgGCAAAACTTTAATGGCCGATAGACTGCAAAGATTAGCAGCCGCTCCTCCCCCCTCCCTCATGGACAGAAATACGGGTTCAACAAGTTCCAGGAGTAAAGCGAAACGCAATGGTTCCGACGGCGTGTCAGCAGTTTCTATGAAAACCCCGCCCGTGCCACCCTTAG AGCGAGCATTTAGAGCACGTCACTCTTCGAGCAGCAGTCCCGAAGCCAGAGACAGGATAAATCAAGGTGTGGGGCCGTCCTATAAACAAAATAACGCGCCGGAAACGCCCCAAACATT AATGAAAAAGATGGTGGCAGTTGATGCGTACGTGAAAAATCATTATGGACGCGCCACGTCTTCTTCAGTCGTCAGCAATGAAACTCAGAGCGCACAGAAGTCGCGGGTCCCACTGCTGCCGAGCGACATCGAACTGG CGTCATCGACATCATCTCCGCCCATAGAAGAGTCTACCGAGCTGGGAAGCAGACtgcattatataataaattcgATCATTAAGACTACTTCACAAGGTCTGGAGGTGCTGACCGAATGTCACGAAAGCAATTCTAAAATAAGCAAAGAAAATACAGATGACTATTCTCTCGCTGAAAATGTATCCAGGTCCGAACATGCGTCTTCTGATTCTGATTACAACTTAGACGTATTAggtgacaataaaataataacgtcAGTCGAAAAATTAGAAAATGCctctaaaaaaatacagaagcAAAACAATGTTGGAGAGACGGACGCTACTCATCACGACTTACGACCACCTCAGTCGGTGACTGAATTGGAAAAACTAGAAAATGCTTTATGTCGCCACATCTCGGTGGGCAATTTTCAAAAACGTTTGCGGATCAAAAACTTGACGTTGACGCCCAAACAATCGATGCAGCAATTGTTCGTGCTTCAGTCCGGGGACGCGAGCTCACTTGTTGTCAAAGCATCAGTGccacaaattaaacaaacaacagCAAATTCCGTTACAGATTTAACCGCTTTGCCTGTACTGTCGAAATCAAAAAATTTAGATTGGAATTTCTCTGGGTTTCCTATGCAAATTTCAACCGTCGGATATGCTTTCCCGGATTATAATCAAGTCAAGTCAAGTCATCGCAGTTCCTcttcttttataaaattatttgatgagGTTTCTAAAAACTCGCAGGAGAAAAAGGGTTTACTTGATAACGATACTGCTAAACAAGATAATCCAAGTGTCATAGTAGCACAGCCTCAAATTAATTTCGAAAAAGCTGCTCAAGATGACGTTCAGGTCACCAAATTGAAAGCTGCAGAGACAACCGACACTCATGTAGAGGATTCTAAGGTGTATGAAGAAAAAAAGCAGAACGATGAAAATAACATAGAACCAGCGCATACTATCATAATAGATTGCAGTGAACCAAAAAAAGCGAAATATACAACAATTAGTGACAACCAGGAAGGAAACCACTTGATAGTTGATAATAAGGAGAAGGGTTCGACGTTAGCAAACTCTGAAAGTATTGAATACACGACGTCTCTAGACATACTAGTCGGACTTTTAAACGAAATCCAAAAGATCACAACATGTCAAACTCAAATAACTAACGACGATAAAAGCCAGAACGAGtttcaacaaaacaaagaaCTCCAAACTATCTTAAATAACGCATCTATTATGGACAATTCTTTGAAAAGCAGTCCTTGTGACTTAATTTCTTTCACGTCCCTCGACAGACTTCGACAATTGGAGTCTAACCCGAGTCTTTACTCGTTCTACTTATCCGATAATGAAGGATATGACAGAACCCCCAGTACATTTAATTTGTCTTCGGAAATAATCCCACTCAATAACAAAGAACTTTTGACATCCAAACCGATTTTGGCTGATAAAGAAGTTAGTGTGGATTTCATAGACAGGGAGCTTGTGAATAAATTTACTGATGTTCCCTCACAACTGTTCCCGGGTGTCAAGAGTCACAGCACCAACGTGACCAAGTCACTGATCGGAGTGCTCAACGAGCCCTCCGCACAGTCAGTGTTCTCTTTCGCTGAATACCACTCGTTATATTCAAACGCTTCAACCCTGGCTCCTAACCACATAGGGGAAGCTCCACAAATTATTATAACCAGAGAATCCAACCAATCTATAGCTTTCATCGAAATTGGCAACCAAACAAATAATGCGACTATTGAATTTCCAAATGAAACCAAGATTTGTAACACAAAGATAGAAACGCTCGCAAAAAATgggattaaaaaaaagtttaagacAACTAAAGAAAGATATCGGCTAAAGACGGAGTTCGATCcgattatgaaaatgaaaagggATATTTTGGTAACAGTGTACTCGATTTTGGTGTTCACTGTATTCGCTGCTTTGTCGTTTCCTGAAATATTGTATCGTGTTTGA